In Virgibacillus sp. NKC19-16, a single genomic region encodes these proteins:
- a CDS encoding IS1182 family transposase, which translates to MIERQLSMNLSNYAGLYDAIIPKDHLLREINELVDFTFIYDELKDKYCHDNGRNAVHPIGMFKYLLLKTIYNLSDTDLVERARVDMSFKYFLEMAPEEEVIDSSLLTHFRRKRLGDENLLELLLGKTVEIAVEKDIIQSKAIIVDATHTKSKYNQLTPQEILRNRSKKVRKEIYSIDESMKEKFPKKPQSDTIEDELAYTQELVDVIEAEPVLQEYPKVKEPLNLLKETMDDDVNFLQHSEDPDARVAHKSADSSFFGYKTHLAMSEERIITAATVTTGEKNDGKQLQTLIEKSEETGMSIDTIIGDAAYSDKDNIRYAIKNELDLVAKLNPNVSHGSRDKDDAFEFNKDAGMYVCPAGHMATRKARVGKKGQNKNQTQTYYFDVEKCKRCPLQEGCYKPGAKSKTYSVSIKSEEHQKQREFQESEKFKEKAKERYKIEAKNSELKHRHGYEVSSSSGLDGMYLQGAMAIFTVNLKRILKLIE; encoded by the coding sequence ATGATTGAACGTCAACTGTCGATGAATCTGAGTAACTATGCAGGATTATATGATGCCATTATTCCAAAGGATCATTTACTAAGAGAAATCAACGAACTTGTTGACTTTACCTTTATCTATGATGAGTTAAAAGACAAGTATTGCCATGATAACGGCCGGAATGCCGTTCATCCGATTGGTATGTTTAAATATCTTCTTTTAAAAACCATTTATAATCTTTCTGATACTGACTTAGTAGAACGCGCACGCGTGGACATGTCCTTTAAGTATTTCCTGGAGATGGCTCCTGAAGAAGAGGTTATTGATTCAAGCCTATTGACGCATTTTCGCCGTAAACGTTTGGGAGACGAAAACCTCCTTGAACTCTTACTTGGCAAAACAGTTGAAATCGCTGTGGAAAAAGATATCATTCAATCAAAAGCAATCATTGTAGATGCAACACATACGAAGTCAAAATACAATCAACTGACACCACAGGAAATACTTCGCAATCGTTCGAAAAAGGTACGCAAAGAAATCTACTCGATTGATGAGTCCATGAAAGAAAAATTCCCCAAGAAACCCCAATCCGATACGATTGAGGATGAACTTGCCTACACACAAGAACTAGTCGATGTCATTGAGGCGGAACCGGTGCTTCAAGAATATCCCAAAGTGAAAGAACCGTTGAACCTTCTCAAAGAAACAATGGATGATGATGTCAATTTTCTTCAGCACTCTGAAGACCCAGATGCACGTGTAGCACACAAATCCGCGGATTCCAGTTTTTTCGGATATAAAACGCACCTGGCCATGAGTGAAGAGCGTATTATTACGGCAGCTACAGTGACAACTGGCGAGAAAAACGATGGGAAGCAACTTCAAACCTTGATCGAAAAGAGTGAGGAAACGGGAATGTCCATCGATACGATTATTGGGGATGCAGCTTATTCAGATAAGGATAATATCAGATACGCGATAAAAAACGAGCTGGACTTGGTTGCCAAGTTAAATCCAAATGTATCGCACGGTAGTCGTGATAAAGATGATGCGTTTGAATTCAATAAAGATGCGGGGATGTATGTTTGTCCAGCAGGGCATATGGCTACAAGAAAAGCGCGTGTTGGAAAAAAGGGACAGAACAAAAATCAAACACAAACGTACTATTTTGACGTAGAGAAATGTAAACGTTGTCCTCTCCAAGAAGGATGCTATAAACCTGGTGCTAAATCAAAAACCTATTCGGTAAGTATTAAATCAGAAGAGCATCAGAAACAAAGGGAATTTCAAGAGAGTGAGAAATTTAAGGAAAAAGCAAAAGAACGTTATAAGATTGAAGCAAAGAATAGCGAATTGAAACATAGACACGGATATGAGGTTTCCTCATCTTCGGGTCTTGATGGCATGTATTTACAAGGTGCGATGGCAATCTTCACCGTCAACTTAAAAAGAATCCTGAAGCTGATCGAATAA
- the holA gene encoding DNA polymerase III subunit delta: MTYLEVLQQVKKKNISPVFLLYGSESYFIQNLKKQLTKEVLAGDLDNQSTYDLEETPIQEVIADVETYPLFGERKLIIANNPGFLKSKPDKVPFEHDLDTLKHYLESPVDYSILIIIAQYEKIDERKKISKVLKKNATVAICEPIKEYEVVKWLKNLAGQLHVTIADDAYEIFDTELSANLHLLESELTKMATFVGENGTITREIAEDLISHTTNGSSLRLADAVIERNLHKAMAVYKDLEKMKEEPIALIGLLAFQFRIMLRVKLLKAKGYSQPQMEKQLGVHPYVVKIALKREKYFTVRRLQDIMDKLANTDAVMKKGGMEKELAFELLLYELVQASKQ; the protein is encoded by the coding sequence GTGACATATTTGGAAGTATTGCAACAAGTGAAAAAGAAGAATATATCCCCGGTTTTTTTACTATACGGATCTGAATCCTATTTCATACAGAATCTAAAAAAGCAACTTACTAAGGAAGTATTAGCCGGTGACCTGGATAATCAATCCACCTACGATCTGGAGGAAACACCCATACAGGAAGTTATTGCAGATGTAGAGACATATCCCTTATTCGGGGAGAGAAAATTGATTATTGCAAATAACCCGGGATTTTTAAAGTCGAAGCCGGATAAAGTTCCCTTCGAACATGATCTGGATACATTAAAGCATTACCTGGAATCGCCAGTTGATTATTCTATTCTGATAATAATTGCCCAATATGAAAAAATAGATGAGCGGAAAAAAATAAGTAAAGTCCTTAAAAAAAATGCAACTGTTGCGATATGTGAGCCTATTAAAGAATATGAAGTGGTAAAGTGGCTTAAAAATCTTGCCGGCCAGCTACATGTAACAATTGCAGATGATGCATATGAAATATTTGATACAGAATTATCAGCAAATCTGCATCTACTCGAAAGCGAATTAACAAAAATGGCTACCTTTGTTGGTGAAAATGGAACGATAACGAGAGAAATTGCTGAGGATTTAATTTCCCATACAACAAATGGATCTTCACTAAGACTTGCGGATGCTGTTATTGAACGCAATTTACATAAAGCGATGGCTGTTTACAAGGATCTTGAGAAAATGAAAGAAGAACCGATTGCATTGATTGGCCTGTTGGCGTTTCAGTTTCGAATAATGTTGCGTGTAAAGCTTTTGAAAGCAAAAGGCTATAGCCAACCGCAAATGGAAAAACAGCTTGGTGTACATCCATATGTTGTTAAAATTGCACTAAAAAGGGAAAAATATTTCACTGTTAGAAGATTGCAGGATATTATGGATAAGCTAGCGAATACGGATGCCGTGATGAAAAAAGGAGGAATGGAGAAAGAATTAGCATTTGAGTTATTATTATATGAATTGGTACAAGCATCTAAGCAATAA
- the rpsT gene encoding 30S ribosomal protein S20 has product MANIKSAIKRVDTNNKKRENNQAQKSEMRTQIKHVEKLVAANDIENAKLALQETTKHIDKAIQKGVIHQNNGDRQKSRLANLVNSVSA; this is encoded by the coding sequence ATGGCTAATATAAAATCAGCAATTAAGCGTGTTGATACGAATAATAAAAAGCGCGAAAATAACCAAGCACAAAAATCAGAAATGCGTACACAGATCAAACATGTAGAAAAATTAGTTGCAGCGAATGATATAGAAAACGCTAAACTCGCATTACAAGAAACAACAAAACACATTGATAAAGCTATTCAAAAAGGGGTTATCCATCAAAATAACGGAGATCGTCAAAAATCCCGCCTAGCAAATTTGGTGAATAGCGTTAGCGCATAA
- the gpr gene encoding GPR endopeptidase: MEDEKKIPQVRTDLAIEARDMYAETDKKEEQEKQIKGVTVKERKEDNIKVSYVEIDEEGGELINKKAGSYITIYADGVKRQDTDRQESAAKILAKELEQLMEKNNIPKDSTGLIVGLGNWNVTPDALGPMSAEKILVTSHLFQMEHETVSEGYRSVAAVTPGVMGVTGLETSDIIFGIVEKFNPDFIIAIDALASRSIERINETIQLSDSGIHPGSGVGNKRKELSQDTLGIPVMAIGVPTVVDAVTITSDTIDFLLKHFGREMNEKDKPSKSLAPASLSFGHKEFSEDDLPDAEKRKTFLGVLGGLSEEEKRKLIDEVLTPIGHNLMVTPKEVDGFMKDMADVIANGINAALHEKVDVDNFANYTR; encoded by the coding sequence ATGGAAGATGAGAAAAAAATCCCTCAAGTTAGAACGGATTTAGCAATAGAAGCACGGGATATGTATGCAGAAACCGATAAAAAGGAAGAACAGGAAAAACAAATTAAAGGTGTAACAGTAAAAGAACGTAAGGAAGATAATATAAAAGTGTCTTATGTTGAAATTGACGAGGAGGGCGGCGAATTAATAAATAAGAAAGCCGGATCTTATATTACGATTTATGCAGATGGTGTTAAACGACAGGATACAGACAGACAGGAATCAGCAGCAAAAATCCTGGCGAAAGAGTTAGAACAATTAATGGAAAAAAATAATATACCTAAAGACAGCACAGGATTAATCGTCGGTCTTGGCAATTGGAATGTAACACCGGATGCATTAGGTCCGATGTCTGCAGAAAAGATACTTGTAACAAGTCATTTATTTCAAATGGAGCATGAAACGGTTTCTGAAGGATATCGTTCCGTGGCAGCTGTAACACCTGGTGTTATGGGGGTAACAGGGCTTGAAACAAGTGATATTATTTTCGGTATTGTGGAGAAATTCAACCCGGATTTTATTATTGCGATTGATGCACTTGCATCAAGATCCATTGAGCGCATTAATGAAACAATTCAGCTGTCTGATTCAGGTATACATCCAGGCTCAGGGGTCGGGAATAAGCGGAAAGAATTAAGTCAGGATACATTAGGAATACCAGTTATGGCAATAGGCGTCCCAACTGTTGTTGATGCTGTAACGATTACAAGTGATACGATAGACTTTCTGTTAAAACATTTTGGTAGGGAAATGAACGAAAAGGATAAACCTTCCAAATCATTAGCCCCAGCTAGTTTATCATTTGGACATAAGGAATTCAGTGAAGACGATCTGCCCGACGCGGAAAAACGAAAAACCTTCCTTGGGGTGCTAGGTGGTCTATCAGAGGAAGAAAAAAGGAAATTAATAGACGAAGTATTGACACCCATTGGGCATAATTTAATGGTCACACCAAAAGAAGTGGATGGTTTTATGAAGGACATGGCGGATGTAATTGCAAACGGAATTAATGCGGCATTACACGAGAAGGTGGATGTTGATAATTTTGCGAACTATACAAGATAA
- a CDS encoding YqzM family protein: MNEFEQNPQSKNHDVSDSIKGFAFSFIFFMLIFVIGVVVSVVGQ; this comes from the coding sequence GTGAACGAATTTGAACAAAATCCGCAGTCCAAAAATCATGATGTATCTGATTCGATTAAAGGATTTGCCTTCTCATTTATTTTCTTTATGTTGATTTTTGTTATAGGTGTTGTTGTAAGCGTCGTTGGGCAATAA
- the spoIIP gene encoding stage II sporulation protein P gives MLLGSNNHHARNRVNPIYKKSAMYLISIVVLFIFIGILTTIQPAYRFSSNTITEWTSDIDGSIFLSLLGMENRAFNQAYPNNETLPDISTTLFQIATSIKPNDPRSLLGNELPGYSIFDSQILIAGEGTNYTNLPVESSPPLEEVLRDREAVIAEESNDPEDSGSEEEDETTPSTGERDVVFLYNTHNRESFLPHLPDVTEPDQAFHDEVNITQVSDRLAESLEAKGIGTNVDDTDISNELSEKGMSFSQSYEASRDVVEEAFATNEEIQYVFDLHRDAVSRDITTKEINGKSYARIMIVVGAEHAEHEKNLEFATELHYLLEEKYPGLSRGVYPKEGSATNGVFNQDLSENSLVLEFGGVENNMEELNRSADALAEVFSELYWDAEEVDTDS, from the coding sequence ATGCTTTTAGGAAGCAATAATCATCACGCTCGAAATCGAGTCAATCCTATTTATAAAAAAAGTGCGATGTATCTGATTAGTATTGTTGTTTTATTTATATTCATTGGTATATTGACAACGATTCAGCCTGCTTATCGCTTCTCGTCGAATACGATTACTGAGTGGACGAGTGATATAGATGGATCCATATTTTTATCTTTACTAGGAATGGAAAATAGGGCGTTTAATCAAGCTTATCCCAATAATGAGACGTTACCTGACATATCCACCACCCTTTTTCAAATAGCTACAAGCATCAAACCAAATGATCCGAGGAGTTTACTTGGAAATGAATTACCCGGATATTCGATTTTTGATAGCCAGATATTAATCGCCGGTGAAGGAACAAATTATACAAACCTCCCTGTAGAGTCCTCACCACCGTTAGAAGAAGTTTTAAGGGACAGGGAAGCGGTTATAGCAGAAGAATCAAATGATCCAGAGGATTCCGGTTCCGAAGAAGAGGATGAGACCACACCAAGCACTGGCGAACGAGATGTTGTTTTTCTTTATAATACACATAACCGTGAATCTTTTCTGCCCCATTTACCTGATGTAACAGAGCCTGACCAGGCATTTCACGATGAGGTGAACATAACGCAAGTGAGCGACCGATTAGCTGAGTCTTTAGAAGCGAAGGGTATTGGAACCAACGTTGATGATACGGATATCAGCAATGAACTTAGTGAAAAAGGAATGAGTTTTTCTCAGTCATATGAGGCTTCACGGGATGTAGTAGAAGAAGCATTTGCCACTAATGAAGAGATACAATATGTTTTCGATTTGCATCGTGATGCTGTATCCAGAGACATAACAACAAAAGAAATAAATGGAAAGTCATATGCCAGGATTATGATCGTTGTCGGTGCTGAACATGCTGAACATGAGAAGAACCTGGAATTTGCTACTGAACTGCATTATCTGTTGGAAGAAAAATACCCCGGTCTAAGCAGAGGGGTTTATCCGAAAGAAGGCTCTGCAACGAACGGTGTATTTAATCAGGATCTATCGGAAAATTCATTGGTACTGGAGTTCGGTGGAGTTGAAAACAATATGGAAGAATTAAACCGATCAGCTGATGCATTGGCAGAGGTATTTAGTGAGTTATATTGGGATGCAGAAGAAGTAGATACAGACTCATAG